In Paenibacillus protaetiae, the genomic stretch AATTTGATTAATGGATGAGATTTGAATTTCAGAGCTTCGTATTTTTTTGCGTGTCAAAGTTGTGTATTCCTCCTAAGGTGGTTAGTGTAATGAGTAATTTCGGTCAGCAATTGCGACAGATCCGGCAGCAGCAAGGATATGGGCTGAACGAGTTTGCGAAGGAGCTCGGAGTGTCGCCGGCGTACCTGAGCAATCTTGAAACAGGCAAGACCCAGACCATTCAGCTGGATATATTGAGCAAGTTACAAGAACAGCTTCATTTGTCAGTCAATGAAAATGTACCAGTAGACGACCAATTCATCTTTCGACTAGATCGCCTGAAAAGGCTGTTGGCAGAGCTTCATTGTTCTAACCCACGAGTTGCAGAATATTTGGTTGCCATGGCGGAACAGGGTATCGATTTGATAAATCCTGCTAAAGGGTCCGGCATATAACAAGATGCCCCACTTGTTGGAGAACTATTCATCAAAATAAATAGATGTTTAGCCTAGTGAATATTTCATTAAATAAACGGAGAGCCTAACCCCTGTCATGGAGTTAGGCTCTTTGTGTGAGATCGCTTGGTGTTGAATCAGCCTTTTTATGAATCAGGGATATTTCAAACGGATGGGTGAGAGCAACAAGCTTCTTTCGTAGCCACTCATCGGCAGCAGCTCGTTTGATTCGCACTTCAAAGTCAGTTACCCGAGAAAGGAGGGAATTGGAATAGGAATATTGCCGAAGTTCATCGAGGCATGTGAAGCTGTTTTGTTCGTTGTGATGTTCAACCGTAAAGCGGACCTTTAATTGTCCCATATGCATCACCTCGATCTAGTCTATGCAGCTTGATCAAGTGGACAATCCCTGAATATGACACATATTTTCGATAGGACAAGCATAGGAATGGACAAGAGGTGAGGTCATGAGCGGACAACGGCATAAGGTTCAACCAATGGGGCTTCGTTTTGTGGCTTTATACTGCCGGGTATCAACCGATGAACAAGCACGTGAAGGTGTCTCGTTGGATGAGCAGGTAGAGCGGCTGAAAGCCTATTGCAGAGCTATGGGGTGGAGTGACCAGGTCCAGATCTTCATTGATGACGGATACTCTGCCAAAAACTTAGACCGTCCTGAGTTGAAGCGGTTGCTTCATGCGGTCAAGAGTGGAGCAGTCTCGCGCATTATGGTTACGAAGCTCGACCGAATGAGCAGACGGCTGCTCGATCTGCTTAATATCATCGATTTGTTTCAGGATCATGAGGTTTCATTCGTTTCTATTAGTGAGTCGTTTGATACAAACACTCCTTCAGGAAGATTGACATTACAGGTTCTTGGCGCTGTGGCTGAATTCGAGCGAGAACGGATTCGAGAACGTGTATTTGAAAATATGCTGCATGCTGCTACAACTGGCAAATGGTTGACCCAAAGCCCATATGGATATGACTTGGTAGACAAGTCATTGGTTGTTAATGTTGTTGAATCTCAAATCGTAAAGAGAGTGTACGATTTGTATTTGAATGAGGGTCTTGGCTTTTACAGCATTGCGAAACGTTTGAATGAGGAAGGAGTTCCTTCCAGACATCGCAAAGAATGGTCTATTCGGGCGATTAAGCTGATGCTTACGAACCCTGCTTATAAAGGCACATTGGTATGGAATCGCAAAGATTCCAGCAAAACGCAGCGCAAAGACAAGGATGAAGCGGAGTGGGTAAGTGTGGAAGAATGTCTTCCCGTTATTATCGAACAGCCGATATGGGACAAAGTTCAACTGCGGATTAATCAGCCGAGTAACATTGCTCCTAGAGCGAAGACAAGTCCGCATTTGCTAGGCGGAATGCTAAGATGCGGAAAATGTGGTTCTGGCATGAGTATCGGCTTTTCAGGGTCACTTAACAAGCGATACCGCGTTTATCGTTGCTCCGCCAATAAGAACAAAGGAACGTGTACGAGTAAGCAATACCGTGCGGATGAAGTGGAAGCTTGGTTTAAGGAAGGACTGCAACAGCTGGTCGAGAATAAGACCGGCGCATTAACCATTATGGCGAAGGAAGCCATGGTAAGGTCAGAGCGTGAACAACTCGAACAGAAGGTCAGTACGGCTAGAGCACGTTATAAAAGAAAAGTTGAGGCTTACACCTCGGGGCTGATCGAACTAGAAGATTTGAACGAGGAGAAGGCTCGGCTTGATCAGTTCGTGCAAGAACTGGATAAAATGTCGGGAGAAGAAATCGAGCCTGTAAACATGGAACAGCTTCAGTTAGAGCTGAATTCAAAAGTTAACAACATCATATCAGCGATGGATTTACTGCCTGTCGAGCAAGCCAAAGGAATTATTCAAACTCTCGTCCAATATGTCGTTGTGCACGGCGAGGAAGACATTGAAATTCGACTGCAGCCGGTGTAACCGATGGACAATGATGCGATGGAAGGGGCGCAGTTAGCGGAATCTCGGTCGGAACATCCGCCTTACTTGCCGGAGAAAAAGGAATATCTGCATTGAAACATCCCCTGCCTTATTAGACAGGGGATGTGCATTTATATCTTGTCGGCTTGCTCTGGTTCATCTTCCGACTGATTTTCGAGTTGTTGATCATTATCGGTCTGTTCTTCCTGTTGAAGGTCTTGTAAGTATTCATCAGTTTCAGGGATATAGGGATCTTGATCGTCGAACAGTTCTTCAGCTAATTCGTCCTCCGGCGCGGCAACTTCATTGCTTTCGAGCTGAACAATAAACTCAGTTGAAGGCTGCTGTAATCCACTTACTGTTAGCAGGGAAGTGTCTTTTCTAGGTCGACCTCGTTTCTTTGGAGCTTGAGTATCTGCGTCTGTTACATCTAATGTGTCATAATGATTTTCCTGAGGATTTATTCTAGTCGTAGTATGGTGAGAGGGTGCTGCGCTAGCTTTTAGGCGTTCGATTTCAAGCTTATGTTCATATTCCATCCGCATGAGTGTCATTTCGTGTTGCTGTTTTTGTAATTGTTGTTGCAGGTTCAGGCTTTCCTCTTTCAGACGATGAATTTCAGACGGATAATTGATGGCATTCCATTGGTTGCGTTCATTTCGAAGATTCCCGATTTCTGAATCTTTATCTTTTAGTGAGTTGGAAAGGGTGGAGATTAGTGTTTCGTGTAAGTGTGACTGCTTTCGAAGTTGCTCTAATTCTTTCTTGTCTTGTTGAGCTTGGGCAACAGTTTCGGTTAATTGGTTGCTCAATGCAGTACGTGCATCCTCGCTGGCTTGAAGTTGCTGTTCCAACGCCTCATATCTGTTCTTCCAAGTCGTTTCTTGGTCGATTAGCGAATCAGAAGATTTTTTGATGATGTGCACAATCGTTTCTTGAACACGAGTTAGATGATGTGAGATGGAGTCGAGATCATCGGTGTAATGCTTTGTTCCATCCGATTGTTTTAATAAATGTGTTTCATAAAGAGAGATAACATGTTCAAACCATTCTTTATTCGTATCGAAATCTGCATCCTTCATAAACTGATT encodes the following:
- a CDS encoding recombinase family protein, translated to MSGQRHKVQPMGLRFVALYCRVSTDEQAREGVSLDEQVERLKAYCRAMGWSDQVQIFIDDGYSAKNLDRPELKRLLHAVKSGAVSRIMVTKLDRMSRRLLDLLNIIDLFQDHEVSFVSISESFDTNTPSGRLTLQVLGAVAEFERERIRERVFENMLHAATTGKWLTQSPYGYDLVDKSLVVNVVESQIVKRVYDLYLNEGLGFYSIAKRLNEEGVPSRHRKEWSIRAIKLMLTNPAYKGTLVWNRKDSSKTQRKDKDEAEWVSVEECLPVIIEQPIWDKVQLRINQPSNIAPRAKTSPHLLGGMLRCGKCGSGMSIGFSGSLNKRYRVYRCSANKNKGTCTSKQYRADEVEAWFKEGLQQLVENKTGALTIMAKEAMVRSEREQLEQKVSTARARYKRKVEAYTSGLIELEDLNEEKARLDQFVQELDKMSGEEIEPVNMEQLQLELNSKVNNIISAMDLLPVEQAKGIIQTLVQYVVVHGEEDIEIRLQPV
- a CDS encoding helix-turn-helix domain-containing protein produces the protein MSNFGQQLRQIRQQQGYGLNEFAKELGVSPAYLSNLETGKTQTIQLDILSKLQEQLHLSVNENVPVDDQFIFRLDRLKRLLAELHCSNPRVAEYLVAMAEQGIDLINPAKGSGI